The Diospyros lotus cultivar Yz01 chromosome 15, ASM1463336v1, whole genome shotgun sequence genome has a window encoding:
- the LOC127792366 gene encoding protein LIGHT-DEPENDENT SHORT HYPOCOTYLS 10-like, which produces MSIDRGKDLADGASSSPGDPPATPSRYESQKRRDWNTFGQYLKNQRPPVSMSQCNSNHVLEFLRYLDQFGKTKVHLQGCMFYGHPEPPAPCTCPLRQAWGSLDALIGRLRAAYEENGGTPETNPFASSEIRVYLREVKDCQAKARGIPYKKKKKKAGQSSMPDDG; this is translated from the coding sequence ATGTCTATTGATAGAGGGAAAGATTTGGCGGATGGGGCGTCCAGCTCCCCCGGCGATCCACCGGCGACGCCAAGCCGATACGAGTCGCAGAAGCGGAGAGATTGGAACACTTTTGGTCAGTACCTGAAGAACCAGAGGCCACCAGTCTCAATGTCGCAGTGCAATAGCAACCATGTGCTGGAGTTCCTTCGATACCTCGATCAGTTCGGGAAGACTAAGGTTCACTTACAAGGTTGCATGTTCTACGGACACCCGGAGCCGCCCGCTCCTTGCACCTGCCCGCTCAGACAGGCTTGGGGCAGCCTTGATGCGCTCATTGGCCGTCTGCGAGCTGCTTATGAGGAGAATGGTGGCACGCCGGAGACTAACCCGTTCGCTAGCAGCGAAATTCGGGTTTATCTCCGGGAGGTGAAGGATTGCCAAGCTAAGGCAAGAGGGATCCcgtacaagaagaagaagaagaaggcgggCCAAAGCAGCATGCCGGATGATGGATGA